Proteins encoded together in one Nocardioides marinisabuli window:
- a CDS encoding glycosyltransferase family 2 protein gives MPSPSPDPRRVVAVVVTFNRLGLLQRLVARLREVPEVDEVLVVDNASSDGTGAWLAEAAGGVGTPLLARTLERNVGGAGGFHDGLGWAVERDADLVWLMDDDGLPEHDCLARLLAEDGLDFWGPLVVDEADTDRLVFPIRLPGGTRVVHRLADVERAGGARGRLDDIVIPFNGVLVTRELVERIGLPRSEFFIWGDDHEYRLRAEKAGARIATVTGARVHHPSVGELGTPMMGGRTTYNHSPSELKAYCMARNNTVNLRDYRGWAHVAMFWAKTVWFYLLTRRDPGRVVLSARAALAGLRGDFTGHERFLR, from the coding sequence GTGCCGAGCCCCAGCCCCGACCCTCGACGCGTGGTCGCGGTGGTCGTGACCTTCAACCGGTTGGGGCTGCTGCAGCGGCTGGTGGCGCGGCTGCGCGAGGTGCCGGAGGTCGACGAGGTGCTCGTCGTCGACAACGCCTCCTCCGACGGCACCGGCGCCTGGCTGGCCGAGGCGGCGGGCGGTGTCGGTACGCCGCTGCTGGCCCGCACGCTCGAGCGCAACGTCGGGGGAGCGGGCGGCTTCCACGACGGGCTGGGGTGGGCCGTCGAACGTGACGCCGACCTGGTCTGGCTGATGGACGACGACGGCCTGCCCGAGCACGACTGCCTGGCCCGGCTGCTGGCCGAGGACGGGCTCGACTTCTGGGGTCCGCTGGTCGTCGACGAGGCCGACACCGACCGGTTGGTCTTCCCGATCCGGCTGCCCGGCGGCACCCGCGTGGTGCACCGCCTGGCCGACGTCGAGCGCGCCGGGGGAGCGCGGGGGCGCCTCGACGACATCGTGATCCCCTTCAACGGGGTGCTGGTGACCCGCGAGCTGGTCGAGCGGATCGGGCTGCCGCGCTCGGAGTTCTTCATCTGGGGCGACGACCACGAGTACCGCCTGCGCGCCGAGAAGGCCGGCGCCCGCATCGCCACCGTCACCGGCGCCCGCGTCCACCACCCCTCGGTGGGCGAGCTCGGCACCCCGATGATGGGCGGGCGCACCACCTACAACCACAGCCCCAGCGAGCTCAAGGCCTACTGCATGGCCCGCAACAACACCGTCAACCTGCGCGACTACCGCGGCTGGGCGCACGTGGCGATGTTCTGGGCCAAGACGGTCTGGTTCTACCTGCTCACCCGCCGCGACCCGGGCCGTGTCGTGCTCAGCGCCCGCGCCGCCCTGGCCGGGCTGCGCGGCGACTTCACCGGCCACGAGAGGTTCCTGCGATGA
- a CDS encoding heparan-alpha-glucosaminide N-acetyltransferase domain-containing protein: MRPGRLVGVDLARCLALLAMMATHLLAQRDPDGALSASAWLFSGRASALFAVLAGLSLALMTGRTRPLRGRARATRSAGLAVRALLVALVGLALGEVDSGIAVILTHYGLLLLMGLLVVGLGARSLALLAAAWVVLGPVLAQVVRPELPPRGYASPSFEQLAEPGRLVSELLFTGYYPMASWFAYLLVGLALGRLDLAALRRRTLLLLAVAGGGLAVATTWVSHALTARADVLSALLPRAVARRGTEAADRQLRELVEGGLYGQTPVDGPWQWLLVVAPHSTTPFDLAQTIGSSLLVVGLCLLLVRLLEPGAVRAVAVASGAGAATLSLYSLHVLMTSDLLWPPDSSAGTVVQYVVVLGAGALLVATGRRGPLEAAVARLSAGATR, translated from the coding sequence GTGCGGCCGGGCCGCCTGGTCGGCGTCGACCTGGCGCGCTGCCTGGCGCTGCTGGCCATGATGGCCACCCACCTGCTCGCGCAGCGCGACCCCGACGGGGCGCTGAGCGCCTCGGCCTGGCTCTTCTCCGGCCGTGCCTCGGCGCTGTTCGCGGTGCTCGCCGGTCTGAGCCTGGCGCTGATGACGGGTCGCACCCGGCCGCTGCGGGGCCGGGCCCGGGCCACGCGCTCAGCGGGCCTGGCCGTGCGGGCCCTGCTCGTGGCGCTGGTCGGACTGGCCCTGGGTGAGGTGGACTCCGGGATCGCGGTGATCCTGACCCACTACGGGCTGCTGCTGCTGATGGGGCTGCTCGTGGTCGGGCTGGGGGCCCGCTCGCTGGCGCTGCTGGCCGCGGCCTGGGTGGTGCTCGGGCCGGTGCTGGCCCAGGTGGTGCGCCCCGAGCTGCCGCCCCGCGGCTACGCCAGCCCCTCCTTCGAGCAGCTCGCCGAGCCCGGTCGGCTGGTCTCGGAGCTGCTGTTCACCGGCTACTACCCGATGGCGTCGTGGTTCGCCTACCTGCTGGTCGGCCTCGCCCTGGGCCGGCTCGACCTCGCCGCGCTGCGCCGGCGCACCCTGCTGCTGCTGGCCGTGGCGGGAGGGGGTCTGGCCGTGGCCACGACCTGGGTCTCCCACGCGCTGACCGCTCGCGCGGACGTGCTCTCGGCCCTGCTGCCGCGGGCCGTGGCGCGCCGGGGCACCGAGGCCGCGGACCGGCAGCTGCGCGAGCTCGTCGAGGGCGGGCTCTACGGCCAGACCCCGGTCGACGGGCCGTGGCAGTGGCTGCTGGTGGTGGCCCCGCACTCCACGACACCCTTCGACCTCGCCCAGACCATCGGCAGCTCGCTGCTGGTGGTGGGCCTGTGCCTGCTGCTGGTGCGGCTGCTGGAGCCCGGGGCGGTGCGGGCGGTGGCCGTGGCCTCCGGCGCCGGCGCCGCGACGCTGAGCCTCTACAGCCTGCACGTCCTGATGACCTCCGACCTGCTGTGGCCGCCGGACTCCTCGGCGGGCACCGTGGTGCAGTACGTCGTGGTGCTGGGGGCCGGCGCGCTGCTCGTCGCGACGGGGCGCCGCGGCCCGCTCGAGGCGGCCGTCGCCCGGCTCAGCGCCGGCGCCACTCGATAG
- a CDS encoding LCP family protein, giving the protein MAQRPGSGDSDEERFNWLYGGSGSPGSPGSEPEPDATRRMPVQPRPQPTSRPAPQPAQRPAPQPVQPPAQPPTQHGRGGRSWRPRPRLRHLVLLLVAWIVFLVAVPIYAWTRVDDVAFAPGGERPDEQPGTTYLLVGSDSREGLTPEQRKEFGTGNAAGQRTDTIMLLHTGSGPNLLMSIPRDSLVEVPDRGTTKINAAYAFGGPKLLVKTIEQNTGIHIDEYVEIGIGGFVGLVDAVGGVEICPEKAMQDPLANLDVEAGCQEADGVTALGYARSRKTYTALGDVQRAQAQREVVSSVGDEVLSPWSVLNPVRYWRLNMAATDTVEFGKGMTPWRAGMWAMAMTRVNGENGLTCGVPIQDLAVNWDPDRAPQMFQAIIDDDTDRIGQGLCSPSGLPKGTTG; this is encoded by the coding sequence ATGGCACAGCGGCCCGGAAGCGGGGACAGCGACGAAGAGCGCTTCAACTGGTTGTACGGCGGCTCCGGCAGCCCTGGCAGCCCCGGCAGCGAGCCCGAGCCCGACGCCACCCGCCGGATGCCGGTGCAGCCGCGTCCGCAGCCGACCTCCCGGCCCGCACCCCAGCCGGCCCAGCGACCCGCACCCCAGCCGGTCCAGCCCCCGGCCCAGCCCCCCACCCAGCACGGCCGGGGCGGGCGCTCCTGGCGCCCGCGCCCACGGCTGCGCCACCTGGTGCTGCTGCTGGTGGCCTGGATCGTCTTCCTCGTCGCGGTGCCGATTTACGCCTGGACCCGCGTCGACGACGTCGCCTTCGCGCCCGGCGGGGAGCGCCCCGACGAGCAGCCGGGCACGACGTACCTGCTGGTCGGCAGCGACTCGCGCGAGGGCCTGACGCCCGAGCAGCGCAAGGAGTTCGGCACCGGCAACGCCGCGGGCCAGCGCACCGACACGATCATGCTGCTGCACACCGGCTCGGGGCCCAACCTGCTGATGTCGATCCCGCGCGACTCGCTGGTCGAGGTGCCCGACCGGGGCACCACCAAGATCAACGCGGCCTACGCCTTCGGCGGTCCCAAGCTGCTGGTCAAGACGATCGAGCAGAACACCGGCATCCACATCGACGAGTACGTCGAGATCGGCATCGGCGGCTTCGTCGGCCTGGTCGACGCCGTGGGCGGGGTCGAGATCTGCCCCGAGAAGGCGATGCAGGACCCGCTGGCCAACCTCGACGTGGAGGCCGGCTGCCAGGAGGCCGACGGCGTCACGGCGCTCGGCTACGCCCGCTCGCGCAAGACCTACACCGCCCTGGGCGACGTGCAGCGCGCCCAGGCCCAGCGCGAGGTCGTCTCCTCGGTCGGCGACGAGGTGCTCTCGCCCTGGTCGGTGCTCAACCCGGTGCGCTACTGGCGCCTCAACATGGCCGCCACCGACACCGTCGAGTTCGGCAAGGGCATGACGCCGTGGCGGGCCGGGATGTGGGCGATGGCGATGACCCGCGTCAACGGCGAGAACGGCCTGACCTGTGGCGTGCCGATCCAGGACCTGGCGGTCAACTGGGACCCCGATCGAGCGCCCCAGATGTTCCAGGCCATCATCGACGACGACACCGACCGGATCGGTCAGGGCCTCTGCTCGCCGTCCGGACTGCCGAAGGGGACCACCGGATGA
- a CDS encoding crotonase/enoyl-CoA hydratase family protein, which yields MSQTTHDTLDITTDADGVATLTLSRPDALNAFDLTMARELESVFRTELRSDDVRAVVVTGAGRAFCAGMDLSAEGNVFGLDESLRPTPEEFRAAYDEAPYDKGVRDTGGKVTLAIHALPKPVIAAVNGPAVGIGATMTLAMDLRLASTKAKIGFVFGRLGIVPEAASSWFLPRIVGIQQALEWVYSADVLSAEQALEGRLLRSVHEPDELLPAAQELARSFVRDRSPVALGLAKQMLYRNSALAHPLEAHLSDSLAMYWTSLGDGKEGVAAFREKRTPQFKGKSSALPRIHPRG from the coding sequence ATGAGCCAGACCACCCACGACACGCTCGACATCACCACGGACGCCGACGGCGTCGCCACCTTGACCCTGAGCCGTCCCGACGCGCTCAACGCCTTCGACCTGACGATGGCGCGCGAGCTCGAGTCGGTCTTCCGCACCGAGCTGCGCAGCGACGACGTGCGCGCCGTCGTCGTCACCGGCGCCGGCCGCGCCTTCTGCGCAGGGATGGACCTCTCGGCCGAGGGCAACGTCTTCGGGCTCGACGAGTCGCTGCGCCCCACCCCCGAGGAGTTCCGCGCCGCCTACGACGAGGCGCCGTACGACAAGGGCGTGCGCGACACCGGCGGCAAGGTGACGCTGGCGATCCACGCGCTGCCCAAGCCCGTCATCGCCGCCGTCAACGGCCCCGCGGTCGGCATCGGCGCCACGATGACGCTGGCGATGGACCTGCGCCTGGCCTCCACCAAGGCAAAGATCGGCTTCGTCTTCGGGCGCCTGGGCATCGTGCCCGAGGCCGCCTCGAGCTGGTTCCTGCCGCGCATCGTCGGCATCCAGCAGGCCCTGGAGTGGGTCTACTCCGCCGACGTGCTCAGCGCCGAGCAGGCGCTCGAGGGGCGGCTGCTGCGCTCGGTCCACGAGCCCGACGAGCTGCTGCCCGCCGCCCAGGAGCTGGCCCGCTCCTTCGTGCGCGACCGCTCCCCGGTGGCGCTGGGCCTGGCCAAGCAGATGCTCTACCGCAACAGCGCCCTGGCACACCCGCTCGAGGCGCACCTCTCGGACTCGCTGGCGATGTACTGGACCTCGCTGGGCGACGGCAAGGAGGGCGTGGCCGCCTTCCGCGAGAAGCGCACCCCGCAGTTCAAGGGCAAGTCCTCGGCGCTGCCGCGGATCCACCCCCGGGGCTAG
- a CDS encoding acyl-CoA thioesterase — MTAPRASSFARVSLAVMTSSAQANLLGNIHGGEVVKLADSTAGAVAQRHSGGPAVTAALDEMVFLRPVHVGDIVRTLGQVNWAGRSSMEIGVRVETQPWNDPSVGSLHVASAYFVFVAVDADGASRPVPGLLPEDAEDERRLREAEIRRAHRLARRSEIEEGRRGAPS, encoded by the coding sequence ATGACCGCACCCCGCGCCTCGTCCTTCGCCCGTGTCTCGCTCGCGGTGATGACCTCGAGCGCGCAGGCCAACCTGCTGGGCAACATCCACGGCGGCGAGGTGGTCAAGCTGGCCGACTCCACGGCGGGCGCGGTCGCCCAGCGCCACAGCGGGGGACCGGCGGTCACCGCGGCCCTCGACGAGATGGTCTTCCTGCGCCCGGTGCACGTGGGCGACATCGTGCGCACCCTGGGCCAGGTCAACTGGGCGGGCCGCTCGTCGATGGAGATCGGGGTGCGGGTCGAGACCCAGCCCTGGAACGACCCGTCGGTCGGGTCGCTGCACGTCGCGTCGGCGTACTTCGTCTTCGTGGCCGTCGACGCCGACGGCGCCTCCCGGCCGGTGCCGGGGCTGCTGCCCGAGGACGCCGAGGACGAGCGCCGGCTGCGCGAGGCCGAGATCCGGCGCGCGCACCGCCTCGCCCGCAGGAGCGAGATCGAGGAGGGTCGGCGCGGCGCACCGTCGTGA
- a CDS encoding HNH endonuclease signature motif containing protein, with amino-acid sequence MSTTAAHPIGSAVARAHAMLDEVAEVSAWSMSQAETAQALVEVARLEARWGEVRSRLLEHAETVGVQERNASPSLAVWHSNVTRTTKRESFRQVRLAEGLARHVPVREALGRGDLVGEQASVICTSLDALPDDLAPAVLEQATTALLEFAQVHDAKALRVLGRRILDVVAPEVGEAWEAELLDREEREAEKSSVFRMREDGHGRIRGSFTVPLLVGQVLERALLAFAAPKHQVATRATRATRVTGDYQDEPDEAPVPVRRPTAQRLGAAFVELVERLDPAALPRAGGVNPTVVVTMTLESLQDGLAAATLDTGGRVSAATARRLACEAGIVPVVLGGRSEPLDVGRSQRLFTVPQRLALGVRDGGCTAKGCDAPPAMCHAHHEDFWCRDGHTKVERGRLLCPYHHRRIHDPEYETEVGGDNQVTFHRRT; translated from the coding sequence ATGTCGACCACCGCCGCGCACCCCATCGGGAGTGCTGTCGCGCGGGCCCACGCGATGCTGGACGAGGTCGCCGAAGTGTCGGCCTGGTCGATGAGCCAGGCCGAGACCGCGCAGGCGTTGGTGGAGGTCGCTCGGCTCGAGGCTCGGTGGGGCGAGGTGCGCTCGCGGCTGCTGGAGCACGCCGAGACCGTTGGGGTGCAGGAGCGCAACGCCTCGCCGTCGTTGGCGGTGTGGCACTCCAACGTCACCCGGACCACCAAGCGGGAGTCGTTCCGTCAGGTACGCCTGGCCGAGGGACTGGCGCGTCACGTCCCGGTGCGTGAAGCGCTCGGTCGTGGGGACCTGGTCGGAGAGCAGGCGTCGGTGATCTGTACGTCGTTGGATGCGCTGCCCGACGACCTCGCCCCGGCGGTCCTCGAGCAGGCCACGACAGCGTTGCTTGAGTTCGCACAGGTGCACGACGCGAAGGCGTTGCGGGTGCTGGGGCGTCGGATCCTCGACGTCGTCGCCCCGGAGGTGGGGGAGGCGTGGGAGGCCGAGCTGCTGGATCGTGAGGAGCGGGAGGCTGAGAAGAGCTCGGTGTTCCGGATGCGTGAGGACGGGCACGGTCGCATCAGGGGGTCCTTCACGGTGCCGCTGCTCGTGGGGCAGGTGCTCGAGCGGGCGCTGCTGGCCTTCGCGGCCCCCAAGCACCAGGTCGCCACCCGTGCCACCCGTGCCACCCGTGTCACCGGTGACTACCAGGACGAACCTGACGAGGCGCCGGTGCCGGTACGTCGTCCGACCGCGCAGCGCCTGGGGGCTGCGTTCGTGGAGCTGGTGGAGCGCCTCGATCCGGCTGCGCTTCCGCGGGCCGGTGGGGTGAACCCGACCGTGGTGGTGACGATGACGCTGGAGTCGCTGCAGGATGGGTTGGCCGCGGCCACGCTCGACACCGGTGGGCGGGTGAGTGCTGCGACCGCGCGGCGGCTGGCGTGCGAGGCCGGGATCGTGCCGGTGGTGCTGGGCGGCCGGAGCGAGCCGCTCGACGTGGGGCGCAGCCAGCGGCTCTTCACCGTCCCGCAGCGTCTTGCCCTGGGTGTGCGTGACGGTGGTTGCACCGCGAAGGGGTGTGACGCCCCGCCTGCGATGTGCCACGCCCACCACGAGGACTTCTGGTGCAGGGACGGCCACACCAAGGTGGAGCGGGGGCGGTTGCTGTGCCCCTACCACCACCGACGCATCCACGACCCGGAGTACGAGACCGAGGTCGGCGGCGACAACCAGGTCACCTTCCACCGGCGCACCTAG
- a CDS encoding CoA-binding protein translates to MTRSWQDPAWVETMLEECSTWAVVGLSGDPGRTAYSIASLLQDRGKRVVPVHPAAAREGGLEVLGERAYATLSDIPFPVDVVDVFRRSEAAGPFADEAVRIGARGVWFQLGVVDEAAFERTTAAGVAMVMDTCPAIEWRRR, encoded by the coding sequence ATGACCCGCAGCTGGCAGGACCCCGCCTGGGTGGAGACGATGCTCGAGGAGTGCTCGACGTGGGCGGTGGTGGGCCTCTCCGGCGACCCGGGCCGGACGGCGTACTCCATCGCCTCGCTGCTGCAGGACCGCGGCAAGCGGGTCGTCCCGGTGCACCCGGCGGCCGCCCGCGAGGGCGGGCTCGAGGTGCTCGGCGAGCGCGCCTACGCGACCCTGTCCGACATCCCGTTCCCCGTCGACGTCGTCGACGTCTTCCGCCGCTCCGAGGCTGCCGGGCCCTTCGCCGACGAGGCGGTGCGCATCGGCGCGCGCGGGGTGTGGTTCCAGCTCGGCGTCGTCGACGAGGCCGCCTTCGAGCGCACCACCGCGGCGGGGGTCGCGATGGTGATGGACACCTGCCCGGCTATCGAGTGGCGCCGGCGCTGA
- a CDS encoding Dps family protein, which yields MANIKYTVPGMSDADSERVIALLQDRLHAANDLHLTLKHVHWNVVGPHFIAVHEMIDPQVEAVRGFADEIAERIATMGGSPKGTPGSIVENRTWEEYSLGRGTTQEHLGALDLVYQGVISSYRDGIKELGELDPVTEDMFIGQTDKLELFHWFIRAHLEDKGGNLSTEGATSEKDAAQSAG from the coding sequence ATGGCCAACATCAAGTACACCGTCCCCGGCATGTCCGACGCCGACTCGGAGCGCGTGATCGCGCTGCTCCAGGACCGGCTGCACGCCGCCAACGACCTGCACCTGACCCTCAAGCACGTGCACTGGAACGTCGTCGGCCCGCACTTCATCGCCGTGCACGAGATGATCGACCCCCAGGTCGAGGCCGTGCGCGGGTTCGCCGACGAGATCGCCGAGCGGATCGCCACCATGGGTGGCTCGCCGAAGGGCACCCCCGGCTCGATCGTCGAGAACCGCACCTGGGAGGAGTACTCCCTGGGTCGCGGCACCACCCAGGAGCACCTCGGCGCGCTCGACCTCGTCTACCAGGGCGTGATCAGCAGCTACCGCGACGGGATCAAGGAGCTCGGCGAGCTCGACCCGGTCACCGAGGACATGTTCATCGGGCAGACCGACAAGCTCGAGCTGTTCCACTGGTTCATCCGGGCCCACCTCGAGGACAAGGGCGGCAACCTCTCGACCGAGGGCGCGACGTCGGAGAAGGACGCCGCGCAGTCGGCCGGCTGA
- a CDS encoding 5'-3' exonuclease — protein sequence MSSEPRTVLVVDGNSLLHRAYHASARSGFRDAAGRPAWAVRGLLSQLVAAVDRAMADAVVVGFDDPASSVRRERWPTYKAHRTPKPDTLVEQLGSVGEVLRELGVGVVVPPGLEADDVLASVAAQAPGLGWRTVLATSDRDSFALVDEHTRVLRILNGGVDASPLLDPARLALVTGVHPEQYLDLAALRGDASDNLPGVAGFGAKTAAKLLAELGTGADALADAAAGGERCRAAVGPARARTLATDEARERFWLNREVMAMARTVDVGLAPGSEPPGRLPLDESAVRSVFGRHDLFVNGAVRALTLAEPTPGAPERDRTTYADPRWRAAPTPAPPRLAPAAPAAPVFSQDTLF from the coding sequence ATGTCCTCCGAACCGCGCACCGTGCTCGTCGTCGACGGCAACTCCCTGCTGCACCGCGCCTACCACGCCTCGGCGCGCAGCGGGTTCCGTGACGCGGCGGGCCGACCCGCGTGGGCGGTGCGCGGCCTGCTCTCGCAGCTGGTCGCGGCCGTCGACCGGGCGATGGCCGACGCGGTGGTCGTCGGGTTCGACGACCCCGCCTCGAGCGTGCGCCGCGAGCGGTGGCCCACCTACAAGGCGCACCGCACCCCCAAGCCCGACACCCTGGTCGAGCAGCTGGGCTCGGTGGGCGAGGTGCTGCGCGAGCTGGGCGTGGGCGTGGTGGTCCCGCCCGGGCTCGAGGCCGACGACGTGCTCGCCAGCGTGGCCGCCCAGGCACCCGGGCTGGGGTGGCGCACCGTGCTGGCCACCTCCGACCGCGACAGCTTCGCCCTCGTCGACGAGCACACGCGGGTGCTGCGCATCCTCAACGGCGGCGTCGACGCCTCGCCCCTGCTCGACCCCGCCCGCCTCGCGCTGGTCACCGGCGTGCACCCCGAGCAGTACCTCGACCTCGCCGCCCTGCGCGGCGACGCCTCCGACAACCTGCCCGGCGTCGCCGGCTTCGGCGCCAAGACCGCCGCCAAGCTGCTGGCCGAGCTCGGCACCGGCGCCGACGCCCTCGCCGACGCCGCCGCCGGGGGCGAGCGGTGCCGCGCCGCGGTGGGCCCGGCCCGCGCCCGCACGCTGGCCACCGACGAGGCCCGCGAGCGGTTCTGGCTCAACCGCGAGGTGATGGCCATGGCGCGCACCGTCGACGTCGGGCTCGCCCCGGGCTCCGAGCCGCCGGGGCGGCTGCCGCTCGACGAGTCGGCCGTGCGCTCGGTCTTCGGGCGCCACGACCTCTTCGTCAACGGCGCCGTGCGGGCCCTGACCCTCGCCGAGCCCACCCCCGGCGCGCCCGAGCGCGACCGCACGACCTACGCCGACCCGCGCTGGCGCGCTGCCCCCACCCCCGCCCCGCCCCGCCTCGCCCCCGCCGCCCCCGCCGCCCCCGTCTTCTCCCAGGACACCCTCTTCTGA
- a CDS encoding sigma-70 family RNA polymerase sigma factor encodes MGVGDSRRRVETARLLLRARVTDGEVRARYENEVVRVNLPVALQVARRYRGRGIADDDLDQVASLGLVKAVRAFDPTLGEDFLGFAVPTLRGEIRRHFRDAGWAVRPPRAVQELQARVARAESRLFQELGRAPRHSEIAVALDVPLSMVTDSLRATGCFAPVSLDAAGDGPGEEPPTARMGGPDPAFASAEARVALAPLLRDLDERELTMVRMRYFEHATQAEIGAAVGLSQEQVSRLLSGLLVRLRRQLADAAA; translated from the coding sequence ATGGGCGTGGGCGACTCGCGACGGCGCGTCGAGACCGCACGCCTGCTGCTGCGGGCCCGGGTCACCGACGGCGAGGTGCGGGCGCGCTACGAGAACGAGGTGGTGCGGGTCAACCTGCCCGTCGCGCTCCAGGTCGCCCGGCGCTACCGCGGCCGGGGCATCGCCGACGACGACCTCGACCAGGTCGCCAGCCTCGGCCTGGTCAAGGCCGTGCGGGCCTTCGACCCCACCCTCGGCGAGGACTTCCTCGGCTTCGCGGTGCCCACGCTGCGCGGGGAGATCCGGCGCCACTTCCGTGACGCCGGCTGGGCCGTGCGGCCACCCCGGGCGGTCCAGGAGCTGCAGGCCCGGGTCGCCCGCGCGGAGTCGCGGCTGTTCCAGGAGCTGGGGCGCGCGCCCCGGCACAGCGAGATCGCCGTCGCGCTCGACGTACCGCTGTCGATGGTCACCGACTCGCTGCGCGCCACGGGGTGCTTCGCGCCGGTCTCCCTCGACGCCGCCGGCGACGGGCCGGGGGAGGAGCCGCCCACCGCACGCATGGGCGGGCCCGACCCGGCGTTCGCGAGCGCGGAGGCACGGGTCGCGCTCGCCCCGCTGCTGCGCGACCTCGACGAGCGGGAGCTGACGATGGTGCGGATGCGCTACTTCGAGCACGCCACCCAGGCCGAGATCGGCGCGGCCGTCGGGCTCTCGCAGGAGCAGGTCTCGCGGCTGCTCAGCGGGCTGCTGGTGCGGTTGCGACGACAGCTGGCCGACGCGGCCGCCTAG
- a CDS encoding LCP family protein: protein MPPVSSPRVLDGQEAPARTSAADRAARVRFRRALSLMAMTLVAPGSAQLVAGNRRVGRLALRVWLVVVAVTLLTGFVVLLDPSRAVSLGSEAWLLLVLRTALLAGAVGWAVLFMDAWRLGQPLSLGLAHRRAAVGVNGVLSLSVAGALLFGAHLVGVQRDLIVTMFGSSEVAGSADGRFNVLLMGGDSGAGRWGLRPDSLTVASIDATTGRTVLVSLPRNMQDFPFAEGSVMAEQFPNGFDADYLNGVSTWAQDHAELFEGDEDDTDPGIEATVSAVEGITGLEVSYWAMVNLQGFKDLVDAVGGVTLTVRQPIPVGGLGSDVYDYIEPGTRTLTGFETLWYARAREGSDDYSRMARQKCVMNAMLQQVSPQSALQNFEKIAQASSEMISTNLPASELDRFMGLAMKAKEQKMSTLSLVPPMVNTADPDIDLVQRKVAAAIDKAEGSAAATTKAKKEPAAGTQPVTGGSVGSLSEGYAANQAGDLSNAC, encoded by the coding sequence ATGCCACCCGTCTCTTCCCCCCGGGTGCTCGACGGCCAGGAGGCCCCGGCACGCACCAGCGCCGCCGACCGCGCTGCGCGGGTGCGGTTCAGGCGCGCCCTGTCGCTGATGGCGATGACGCTGGTCGCCCCCGGCTCCGCCCAGCTCGTCGCCGGCAACCGGCGGGTCGGTCGCCTGGCGCTGCGGGTCTGGCTGGTCGTCGTGGCCGTCACCCTGCTCACCGGGTTCGTGGTGCTGCTCGACCCGTCCCGGGCCGTGAGCCTGGGCTCGGAGGCGTGGCTGCTGCTGGTGCTGCGCACCGCGCTGCTGGCCGGGGCCGTGGGCTGGGCAGTGCTCTTCATGGACGCCTGGCGCCTGGGCCAGCCGCTGAGCCTCGGGCTGGCGCACCGGCGCGCCGCCGTCGGCGTCAACGGCGTGCTCTCGCTGAGCGTCGCCGGCGCCCTGCTCTTCGGCGCCCACCTGGTGGGCGTCCAGCGCGACCTGATCGTCACGATGTTCGGCTCCAGCGAGGTGGCCGGCTCCGCCGACGGGCGCTTCAACGTGCTGCTCATGGGTGGTGACTCCGGCGCCGGGCGCTGGGGCCTGCGCCCCGACTCCCTGACCGTCGCCTCGATCGACGCCACCACCGGCCGCACGGTGCTGGTCTCGCTGCCGCGCAACATGCAGGACTTCCCCTTCGCCGAGGGATCGGTGATGGCCGAGCAGTTCCCCAACGGCTTCGACGCCGACTACCTCAACGGCGTCAGCACCTGGGCCCAGGACCACGCGGAGCTCTTCGAGGGCGACGAGGACGACACCGACCCCGGCATCGAGGCCACCGTCTCGGCCGTCGAGGGCATCACCGGCCTCGAGGTCAGCTACTGGGCGATGGTCAACCTCCAGGGCTTCAAGGACCTCGTCGACGCCGTGGGCGGGGTGACCCTCACCGTGCGCCAGCCGATCCCCGTCGGCGGCCTGGGCTCCGACGTCTACGACTACATCGAGCCCGGCACCCGCACGCTGACCGGCTTCGAGACGCTCTGGTACGCCCGGGCCCGCGAGGGCTCCGACGACTACTCGCGCATGGCGCGGCAGAAGTGCGTGATGAACGCGATGCTCCAGCAGGTCAGCCCGCAGTCGGCGCTGCAGAACTTCGAGAAGATCGCGCAGGCGTCCTCGGAGATGATCTCGACCAACCTGCCCGCCTCCGAGCTCGACCGGTTCATGGGCCTGGCGATGAAGGCGAAGGAGCAGAAGATGTCGACGCTCTCGCTGGTGCCGCCGATGGTCAACACCGCCGACCCCGACATCGACCTCGTGCAGCGCAAGGTCGCCGCGGCCATCGACAAGGCCGAGGGCAGCGCCGCGGCCACGACGAAGGCGAAGAAGGAGCCGGCCGCCGGCACCCAGCCGGTGACCGGCGGGTCGGTGGGCTCGCTGTCGGAGGGCTACGCCGCCAACCAGGCCGGCGACCTGTCCAACGCCTGCTGA